Sequence from the Clostridium botulinum genome:
TTCAATATCCAAGTCCTCCATAGCTTCTTCAATTATGCTCTCTATATTGTCCATTGCTATGTCATTTAAGTAAGGCATATAAAAATCATTGTACCATTCGTCACTGTCGTCATCAAAATCGCAGTCTTCATTAGCATAATTTTCAGCTGCATCTATTTCTTCTTTATCAAAATCATAAAAGAATTTAATTAATATATACTCATCTGTAATATTTATTTCTTCAACTTCTGATAATCCGTTTTTCTCTAAATACTCTATTATCTCGGAACTTTTCATTTACTATCCTCTCCTAATATAATAATTTTTTATATTCTTTTTTTATTGCTTCAAATTCTTTTTCATCTTCAACAATATTTAATTCTTCTTTATCATCCTTATTTCTATCTACTCTAAATGCAAAAATATTAGCATCATCTGATGATTCATCAACTGGTGATAATAATAAATATTCTGTTTTATCCAAATAAATTCTAGCTATCGCCTCAAAATCGACCTTATTCCCTGCTTCATCTTTAAAAGACATTATCTCTTTTTCTTCCATTTTGTTCACCTCTTAATTTTTTATGAAGCATATAATAATATCAACTTCTAATAGTTGATATTATTATATGCACTTTTTACTTTTAATGAATATACTTTTTTAATTATTTTCCTCAATCAAATGAGTTAATGAATCCAGTTTTAAAATATATTCATAATGTAAAGCTCTAGTTAACATTACATATAATAGTCTTTGATCTAATATATTATTTTGATAGTTTTCCTTACTTGGATTATATATAATTGTACAATCAAATTCTAATCCCTTAGTTAAGTAAGATGGTATTATAACATTATCTTCTAAAAAGCAAGCTTCTTTTCCTTTTATGCGTTGAAATTTATATGCACTGTTATTTTTTAGAATCTTTTCTACTTTTTGTGCTTGTTTAGAATCTTTAGTTATTATAGCTATACTAATTTTACCTAATTCTCTGATTTTTTCAATTATTTTATCAATAATTTTGTAAATATTTTTTTCACTTTCGTCAAATTTAATAATTTTTGGCTCTTCTCCATGCCTTAATACAGCTTTCGCATCTTTAAGACCTAAATTTTGAGCCTTTAAAGTATGCTTTGCAAAATCAATTATCTCTACTGTAGATCTATAACTTTGTGTTAATTGAACGTAAGTAGCTTTGTCTTGAAACAAATCTTTAGTTATATCTTCCCAACATTTTAATCCTTTATAATAATAAATTCCTTGAGCTAAATCACCAACTAAGGTCAATGAGTTACCTTTAGAAAATGAATTTATTAAATGTATTTGAAATGGACTATAATCTTGTGCTTCATCTACCACTATATGTTTAAATTTTTCTTTTTCATCAATTCCTTCTAATAAATTTCTTATATATAAAAGCGGTGCTAAATCATCTTCATCAATAATCTTATTTTCATAATTAATTAAAAAATCCTCTTTCATAAAATCTAATAATTCACTAGAAATATTTTCTGGTCCTATAAAATCAAAAAGATCGTCAGTAAAAAATCTATAATATATATCACTAACGCCTATACCTTTCCAACTTTTAAAATACTCATTAAATTGTTTCTTATAGTTTTTTAGTATATGATTTTTAATTTCATCTCTCTTATCATATTCTTCTACTAATAGTTTTCTTCTTTCAATCAAATCTTCACAAGTATTTTTTATATTTTTTATTTTACTTTCCCATCTAAAATCAATAGAATACAACAAAACATCTATTTTTTCTTTTATTTTTAAAGATAAATATCTTTTAATTTCATCTTTTCTTTTATTTATCGCATAAGATTTTAAATCTTTTAGATATAATTTAACTATTTCTTTCTTTTCAAATATAACATATCCGTCTATAGTTATATCTTCTATCTCTCTTGTACTACTATCTACTAATGCAATATATTTATCTATCATATTTTTAAATTCAATAGAACCTTTAAAACCTGCAGATTTTATTATAAGGTTTCTTTTGTTATCGTCATCTTCTTCCATTATTGCTCTAAGCTTATCATCTTTACTATAGATTTTTCCTCTAAGCTTAAATTTAGATTTTACAAGTTCTTCAAATGTATTTTGTTGTACTTCTTCTGCACCTAAATTAGGCAATGTTTCAGATATATAGTCTAAAAATAATTTATTAGGTGCTAGTACTAATATATCATCACCCTTCATGCTGTCTTTATATCTGTAAATAAGATATGCTAATCTATGAAGAGCTATTGTAGTTTTTCCAGATCCTGCTGACCCCTGAACTATTATCGGAAAATTCTTAGGCCATCTTATAATTTCATTTTGTTCTTTTTGTATAGTGGAAACAACTTCTTTTAATTTTTTTCCTCTACTCTCTTCAAGATTAATTTTTAAAAATTCATCTACTAATTCTGTTCCTTCTTCGCCATTTATCATTAATTCATTTAATGAATCATCAAATATATCTTTAATTTTTCCATCATCAAATAAAAACTTTCTTTTAAGTAACAGTTTTCCTTCAATTAATCCTGCTGGAGCTTTGTAGTACGCTTCTCCACCAGTACCACTATAATATAGATCAGCTATAGGAGCTCTCCAGTCCACTACAACTTCTTCACCTCTCATATTATTAGTGATTCCTTTTTTTCCAATATATATATTTTCTTCAAATCCAAATTTTTCTGTAAAATCAACTCTACCAAAATACGGTGTTTCAAGTGCTTCTTCGTATCCATCTATATCTTTTTGTAGTACACCATATATTTTCTCAGTAGTTTCCTTTTCTTCATTATAGCTTCCCTTGGACTCTTTAGATAAATATCTAATCTTTTCATTTACTTTTTCTCTATTAATTCTTTTCTCATTTAATTCTTCTAAAATTAAACTTCTCTTTTCTTCTAATATTTCTTCTTCATATAATAATTCACTTTTCATACTTTACCTCTTATAAAAATAACTTAACATATCAATTATATCCAAATATTAATCATAATAATATAGTATATTTAGTAAATTATAAAAACATTTCCTTTAATTCTAGGTAAATAAGCTAACTTTATTAGTTAAAGTATAGCTTTATATAACACATATTTATAATAATTCATTTAATAAATAGAATTTATAAATATAAAAAAGTATCTTCCCCATGCTCTGATATGCTACCTTTATGATGGACATATAAAATAATAAAACTGTTTATTATGAGGAAAATATTTTTACTCTTTTATAGTATAAAACCATTCATAGTACTAAACTTAAGTATATAAATTCCTCCTAAAAACCTCAGTATTAAAACAAATTATTATACAAAAATATTTTAAAATAGCTCCTAATGCATTATAAATTATTAGGCTTTTAAATAAAATTTTGCTATAAAGCAGAATAAGGACTTCTCATATTGTATTTTTATACATTATGAGACAGCCCCCACTAATTCCTTGTTATATTTCAAATTTGTGCTTGTACATCTTTATCTTCACAAAATTCCCCAAAGACATGATATATATCCGTCTTCCTTGCTTTTGACATAGCTTTTGCTAATGAATATGCAATTGCTCCATCAATAAAGTGATGTATAATAGTACCTACTGCTGTAACAATCAACAATTGAAAAAGATCAAATCCTATAAATGGAATTACAACCACCATTTCTGCTATACCATGAATAGGAGCCGTAATAATTGTAGCTTTCATATAATTTCTACTCTTTATCATAATCTTAGCCCCAACATACCCTACCAATATATGTGTTGCTGCCCTAAATACTACTACCATAGGCATCCCTGATATTAAAAATCCTAGTGCTGAACCAATTCCTACTACTATAGATACTGCTGGTGATATAAGCATTGCTAGCATCATTGGCACATGAGATGCTAACGTTGCAGTAAATGGTGGTATCACTACTTTTAAGAATCCAAATTGTATAGGTATTATTATTGCTAATGCAGTTAATAATGCTGCATAAACCATTTGTTTAATTTTATTATTCATCACAACTTCCCCCTCAATGTATATACACTAGTATATATCAAATAAGTTTTATAGTAAATACTTAAGTGTTTTTCTATAAAATAAAATTTCTACTCAGCTTGATAACTTCAGATTTTCTAGTTATATATGCTTAAAAAATATCAGTAAAATATATTATTCTTTCTATTATTTAGTGATAATTATAGAATTGCTAAAATACCCTATCGTAAAAGTTATTTACATATGTTTAGTTCTTATGTTATTAAACGCAGGAAACAACGACCCTCCTAAGAAAAAGTTATTTACATATGTTTAGTTCTTATAACTATCTAAATACTAAAAAAATCACTATGCCATACCCAATTAATAGATAATTTAACATCTCTTAATGCATTGTGTAACTAGATTTTAAATTAAAAACAATTTATACTTTCCTAAATATAAAAAAAGTTTTATCAAATTTAGAAATATCTCTCCAAATTTAATAAAACTTATCTTAAAACTAATTATCCTAATATTTTTTTAGCTATCTCAACTGATTCCTTAGCATCTTTAGCATAATAATCAGCACATATTTCTTTTGCATATTCACTTGTTAATACTGCTCCACCAACAAATGTTTTTCCACTATATCCATTATCCTTTAATGCTTTAATTGTTTCTTTCATACTTTTTAATGTTGTTGTCATTAAAGCACTAAGACCTACTAATCTAATATCATTTTTTAATACTGCATCTACAACTGTTTCTATTGGCACATCTTTTCCTAAATCAATTATTTCATATCCATAATTCTCAAGAATTACTTTAACTATATTTTTTCCTATGTCGTGAATATCACCTTTCACAGTTGCTAATACAATTTTACCTTTTGATATATTTTCAGATTTATTAATAACAATATTTTTCTTTATAACTTCAAATGATTTTTTAACAGTTTCCGCACATTGTATTAATTGAGGTAAAAATATTTCACCTTTTTCATATTTTAAACCAACCTCATCAAGTGAAGGTATTAATATCTCATTAACAACATCTAATTCATTCATACTTTCTAAAATATTTTTAGTAGCCTCTTCTGCTTCATCTTTTAATCCCTTTATAACTATATATCTTAAATCAGAATTGTTACTTTGTGTTTCTTCATTTTTATCTGATTTATTTTCTCCTTTAGAATTGTATCTAACTCCACTCTGAATTTCTCTATTTCCATATATAGAAATATATCTTTCGCATCCCTTATCTATATTAGTAAGTACATTATATGAATTTATCACATCCATCATTCCTGTACTATTAGGATTCATTATAGGCAAATCTAGTCCATTTGCTATTGCCATAGCTAAAAATGTTTCATTAATAAGCTCCCTACAAGGTAAACCAAAAGATATATTTGAAACTCCTAGTAATGTTTTTACACCTAATTCTTCTTTAACTTTTCTTAATGCTTTTAATGTTTCTTTCACTTCTGCTTGTTGTGCAGAAGCTGTTAATACTAAGCAATCAATAAATACATCATGTTTTTCTATTCCATACTCTTTAGCTTTTTTTACTATCTTCTCTGCTATCTTAAATCTCTCATCAGCAGTAGCAGGTATACCTTTTTTATCTAATGTAAGCCCTACAACACTTGCACCATATTTTTTTACCAATGGTAATACCTTTTCTAATACCTCATCTTCCCCATTTACTGAATTAACAATTGGTTTTCCATTATAAGTTCTTAGTCCTGCCTCAACAGCTTCTATGTTCGATGAATCTATTTGTAATGGTGTATCTATAATCCCCTGAATTTCTTTAACTACTTTCTTCATCATTTCTTTTTCATTTATTTCAGGTAATCCTACATTTACATCTAGTATATCTGCTCCAGCTTCAACTTGTTCTATAGCTTGTTTTAATATATAATCAATATCATTATTTTTAAGTGCCTCTTTAAATAACTTCTTTCCTGTTGGATTTATTCTTTCTCCAATTATTTTTACGCCTTCAATTTTTACTACCTTTGATGGAGTACACACTGCTGAAAACTCAATATTTTCTCTTCTTAATCTTTTATTACTATCAGCAAGCAAGCGTAATTCTTTGATGAATTCTGGATTTGTTCCACAACAACCACCAATTATACTTACCCCTTCTTTAATAAACTCATTAACCCAATATTTAAATTCTTCAGGCATAATATCGTATATAGCTTCTCCAAAAGATAACTTAGGTAATCCAGCATTAGGTTGTGTCATTATAGGTAAATTAGTTGCTTTTTTTATTCTTTTTACTATTGGTAGTAATTCCTTAGGTCCTAACGAACAATTTATTCCAATAGCATCTGCTCCCATTCCACCTAAGGTAAGAGCCATACTTTCTGGTGTACATCCTGTAAAAGTTCTTCCACTTTCATCAAAAGACATAGTACAAAAAACAGGTAATTTAGTATTTTCTTTTGCTGCCAAAAGTGCTGCCTTAGCTTCATATAAATCAGTCATTGTTTCAATTAATATTAAATCTGCACCTGATTTTTCTCCTTGTATCATTTGCCTTTTAAATATATCATAAGCTCTTTCAAAACTTAAAGTACCCATAGGTTCTAATAATTCCCCTATTGGTCCTATATCTAATGCAATATATATCCCCTTATTTTCCCTAGCACCTTTTGCGATAGAAATTGCTGCATCTATAATTTCTTCTACTGTATATTTTGTGTTATCTAACTTTAATTCATTAGCACCAAAAGTATTTGTTGTTACAACCATAGCACCATTTTCTATATATTTCTTATGAACATTCTTTACTTTTTCACTTTCTTCAATATTAAATATTTCTGGATTTTCACCAAGTTTTAATCCCTCTTTTTGAAGCATTGTTCCCATAGCTCCATCAAATACAAGTATATTATCTTTTATAAATTCTCTAAGCCCCACAATTAATTCCCTCTTTTCTAAAATTACAATTATTATAATTCTTACATACTTCACAGCCTCTTTGCTTTTCTTCTTTTTCTATAGGAATAAGCCCTATTATTGCTGTAACTGATTTCCTAGGAAATAACAAAGAATGTGATGATACTGTAAGCCCTATTGTTTTATCTGCATTTAATACATTTACTATATCTTTTTGAATATCTAACGGTAAATCTCCATATCCTGGACTATATCTAAATGTTATAGCAAGATCTTCTTTTCTTGCATCTAACCTTATTTTCTCTTCTAGTTCATCTAAAAATTCTTCTATTGCCACTGTTGCACAAGCATCTAAAATAAGAGCTTTCGTTAAATTTATTTTTTCATATAATCTAATTTTTTGTTCTATTTTATTACCAACAGTAGCTGCTATAATAAATACTTCATTTGCATAAAGAAGATGATTTTTGATATCTTCTCCCTTTAAAATTAAATTTGTTTTATAAATATATACTCCATCATTTTCATCATGTTTTTTATATTTACAATAAACTTGTTTTGGAATAATTAAATTTCTACATTCATCTATAGTTTCTTCTATTAACTCATTCATTGATTCTGATAATTTTTGCTTTTTATAACCTAAATACCTAAGGACTTCATCCTTAGGTATTTTAAGTTGTTTTGTATTACACATTTTATTCTCCGTAAATATTAAGAGAGAATCCTCTTTCTAGAGCTTCTTTAGCATATTCCTTAGCACCAAATAAAGATAAATCTCTATAATTTCCGCATTGAATATCATTAGCTGCTGGTATTTCCTTTGCTTCTAAAACTTTTTCTAAAGAATATTCTAATGCTTCTTTTATTTCTGATGCTTCCCTATCTCCCCATATACTTAAATAGAATCCTGTTCTACATCCCATAGGTGATAAATCAATTATTCCTTCTAATTTTGCTCTAAGTTCATGTGCTAATAAATGTTCAAGTCCATGCATTGCTGCTGTACCAAATTCTTCTTTATTAGGTTGAAGAAATCTTATATCAAACTTTGTAACCTTATCTCCACATTTTCCATCAAGTAAGCAACATTTTCTTATATAAGGCGCTTTAACCTTTCTGTGATCTAATTCAAAACTTTCTACTTTTTCCATTATTGTATCCTCCTAAATGAATTAATTTTAATTTACTATTATTAAATTTGATTTACTGTTAATAAAATACTTTGTATACTCTGACTTATCCTTTTAGCTACATATGGATTATTCATAATATATAAATGTATTCCATCCACACCAGTAGATATTAAATCTACGATTTGTTCAACTGCATAAGCAATACCTGCGTCTCTTAAAGCCTCTGGATTATGCTCATATCTTTCCATTATTCTTTTAAATTTATCTGGAAGTGATGCTCCACTTAATGATAAAATTCTTTCAATTTGTCTTTTATTTGTTACAGGCATAATTCCAGCTTCAATAGGTAAATTTATATTAGCAGCACGAACCTCATCTTGAAAATTATAATATAAATTGTTATCAAAAAACAACTGAGATATAAAATAAGATACTCCAGCTTCTTCTTTTCTCTTCATGCTTTCAATTTCTCTATATAATCCTTTATGCTCTATATGTCCTTCTGGATAACAAGCTGCTGCTATATTAAAATTTCCATTATCACTTATATACTTAATTAATTCGTTAGCATGATTTAATTCTCCTGTAATTTTACTTCCTATAGGAACATCACCTCTTAACGCAAGGATATTCTCTATATTATTCTTTTCAAATTCTCTTAAATAATATTCTACATCTTTTTTAGTTAAATTAATGCAAGTTAAATGTGATACTGGTTCAATCCCATACTTATTTTTTATAAGAGATGATAACTCAATAGTATTATTATTTTTAACACTGCCACCTGCCCCATAGGTAACACTCATGTAATCTGGATTTAATCCTTTTAAATCATCTAAGGTATCATATATAGTTTGTATGGATGATGTTGTTTTAGGTGGAAATATTTCAAATGAAAAAACCACCTTTTTATCTTTGAATAAATTTTTAATATTCATTTTTTTGCCCCCTTTTTTAGATAAAAAAAATGCCTAAAGGGTATTCCTTTAGGCATAATAAACTTCTACACTAAATAAAATTACCCTTATCTATCAGTTACTTACTGCAGGATTTAGCACCTTATATATATAATATATTGGTTGCCGGGTTTCATAGGGCCAGTCCCTCCACCACTCTCGATAAGAAATTATTTTTAATTATATATTACTCTATTTAATTTGTAAAGTTTTTATTTTAATAGCCAATAATCTAAATATACTTTTACTCATTAAATTTTAATAAGTAAAAGTATAACAGAAATTGCACTAAAAACAGAACTTATTATCATTATGTAATTAACAACTTGTTTTGGAGTAAAACCTTTTTCTTCAAGTCTAAAATGTATTTGACTTCTATCTGCTTGATAAACAGGTTTTCCTTCTGAAAATCTTTTAAATATAACAAATAAGTTATCAAATATAGGCACTGCTAATGCTAAAATAGGTATAAATAAACTCAGTACAGTAGCTTGTTTAAATGCTCCATCTAATGCTATAACACTTAATATAAATCCTAAAAAATTAGCACCTGAATCTCCCATAAATACCTTTGCAGGAAACTTATTATAATATAAAAAACCTAATATAGATCCTATTAATATTATTGATGTTTCTGCTGACACTTGTTGTTTTAATATTATTGCTGCAAGCAAAAAAGTTATTGCTGAAATAAGTGAAATTCCACCTGCTAATCCATCCATACCATCAGACCAATTAATTACAGTTGTAACTCCAAATATCCAAGTAATTGTTAATAAAAACTGTATAGTCTTACTTAATTCTATAAATTCTCCAGTAAAGGGATTAGTAAATCCCATAAATGCTATTCCTGCCTTAAAAACAAGTACAGCTGATAACAACTGAATAATTAATCTTGGAAGTATAGCAAATTCTTTAAACCTTGTTTTATAATAATCATCTATAAGTCCTATTAATAATATTGCTGTTGCTGCTATAAACACAACTATTTGTTGCTTTATATCATCTTTTACAAATAAGAAAAAAGAAATAAAAAAACATATGTATAATACTATTCCACCACATAATGGAGTTTCTTTTTTATGTTGCTTTCTTTTTGTTGGCTTATCTGTAAATTTTAATTTAATTGCTAGTTTCATTACTATTGGCATAATTAATAGCGATAACAATAATGTAACTATCATAGCTAATATATATTGCATTTTATTATCTACTCCTTAGCTAAATAAAAATACTATTAGTTAAAGTTATCCACATTTGATTATACTATTAAAGCCATATCTTATCAATTACAAAATTATTAAGGTTTTCTAATTATAGAAAAATGCGTATACAACATTTAGATAAGAAATAAAAATTAAGAATCTTAATATTTATTAATAAGATACCTATTCAATCAATTCCTTTTAGAATTTTCTCTTTAACTTGCCACTTTTTTCACTTAAATTTCAATTAATATTTTATTATGCATTCAAGCCTTTAACATTCTATAACTCTTAAAAGATAAAAAAGCAGAAACATTTTTATCATGTTTCTGCTTTATAAATAATTAAAATAAATTATGCTGGAATCTTAATTTGATCTCCTACATATATTAAATCTGGATTTTGTAAATTATTATATTGAGCTAGTGTTTGCCATGTAGTATTATTTCTTCTAGCTATCTTAGTAAGATTATCACCTGCAATTACAGTATATACTGTTTCTGTTTTAACAGGTTCTTGTGGTGTTTGAACAGTTTGTACTACTGGTGCTGTAACTACATTATTTTGATTTGTTACTACTTGTTTGCCATTTTCTTTAACTTGTACTCTACCTAAGCTAATATCATTTTTCATACCATTGTCATTTAAATATTTTGCAAAAATATCATCATATGTTGCAAATTCTCCTACAACAGTAGTTTTAAGCATTGTATATCCATCTCCACCTTGAGATAAGAAATCATTTATAGCTACAGTATATTCCTTATTTAAATCAATTGGATTTTCACCAACTTTTACATCAAAAGTTCTATTTCCTTTTTCCTTTGTTGGATCAAATGAGAATGTCATTCCACTTACTTGCAAAAATCCACCTTGTTCTGTTGGATATGCCCCTACTGATACTTCAAGAGCATTAACTATATCACTACCTGATAATTTTACAGTTTGTGCTACACTACCAAATGGGAATAATTCTGCAAGTTTTCCCTTAGTTATATCGCCTGGTTCAATTGAAGTTCTTAAAGTTCCTCCATTTACAAATGCAATATCAGCTTTAGTTACTTCTCTAGTAGCATCTGCTGTTAAATTTCCAAGGTTTGTTTCTTTAGTTCTTACATTACCTCTAACACCATCAAGTAATACATCATTACTTGCAACAACTTCTGAAAATACCTTGTCATTTTCAGCTTGTATATCATTTAATAAATCTGTTACTTTTTCATCTTCTTTTAATTCCTTATAATCTTTTGAGTTTAATAATTTTGCTTTCTTCTCTGTTACTTTTTTATCTTTAACTTCTAATTCTACTACGCCAAGATTTTGATCATATTCACCTGTTTGTGCTATTAATGTATTATTAACCATTAATCCATCATTTAAAGTCGTATGGCTATGTCCATCTATTATTACATCAATTCCTTTAACTTTCTCAGCAATCTGCTTAGATGTTACAACAGAGCTATCATCTAATCCTACATGAGCTAACGCTACAATAACATCTGTTTTATCTTTTAATTCTTTAACCATCTCTTCTGATACCTTTATAGGATCTTCGAAAGTTACATCTTTTACATTAGCAGGATTTGTTTTATATGCTGTCTCTGGAGTTGATAATCCAAAAATTCCTATTTTAACATTTCCCTTTTCTACAATTTCATATGGTGGTAGCATATCTTTTCCATTCTTTTTTACATTAGCATCTAACATCTTAAAATTTTTAGCTAATTTACTTAATTCCATTAACCTTTCATTTCCATAGTTAAAATCATGATTACCTGGAACCATAAAATCATAACCAGCTGCATCTAATATCTTGATAGCGTTTTCACCTTTGCTAACATTAACTATTGGTTTTCCATGTAAAGTGTCTCCTGCATCTACTAATAATGTATTTGGATTTTCTTTTTTAGTTTCATTTACTATAGTTGCAATCTTTGCAAATCCAAACCCACCATCTGCTGATAATACCCTACTATGGGTATCATTTGTATGAATTATTGTTATTTTGGTACTGTCATCTTTGCTAGCTGCCCATACACTAGTAGTATTTAAACTAAAAACTAATGTAAGCGATAACATAGCGCTTAAAATCTTCTTTTTCATGTCTATTATTCCCCCCCCTGATTAATTGTAACTACATATTTAATTATGGTATATATTTGTATTTTTTTCAAGGACTTCTTGTGTTTTAATAAATTTATTTTATCTATAGTCACACATTTGTATGATTTTTTATTGTAAATTTTTAAAATATTATATTCTAAACAAAATGCTTTATTTTAAATATATATATTTAAAATGTAATATTACAACTGAAATTTTAGGAAGTTAATGCTACATTATAATTATTTTTAGAGATCATCATTATAACTTTAAATTACACATCATAGAAGTTATTTACCGATTTTTACATAAAGAAAAAAAGGAACGCTTACGCGTTCCTTTTATATTAACCTCTTTGTTCAATCATGCTCTTAACTTTCATTAATCTAGTTGTAGCAGATCTTTCATTTTCATCAAGTCTCATTCTAATATACTTTATAGTCTCTTGAAGTTGAGGAATTGTCATATATTCAAGAGCATTAACTCTTCTTCTAGTACTTTCAATTTCGTTAGCCATTAATTGACATGACTTTTCTACTTCTGCAAGTTCTAGTAATTGCGGAAGAATTTCATAAAGTTTAGATAGAGTATCATCAAGTTCTGATGATGTATTAGCAAATCCGTATGGATATATACTTCCTTCATCACCTTCAAGTTGTCTCTTAAAGTTCATAACAGGAACAGATACGCTCATTACGTTCTTTTCGCCAACTTCAACTGAAATATGTTCCTTAGGATATACAATAGCTTCTTCTAGGAATTCAGAGCTCATAACGGCTCTAGCCATAACGAAATCCTTAAGGGAACCTTGCAGATTATCTTCCACTTCTTTTCTTAGCTTATTATTATATTTAACAAGGTTAATGAATTGTCTCATTAATTCATCTTGTTTATCTTTTAAAAGCTTATGACTTCTTGTTGAGGTAGTTAATCTTTTTTTAAGCTTAGAGAGTTCCATTCTAGTAGGATTAACATTTAGCTTTGCCATAGACTACTCTTCCTCTCTTGGCATATATTTTTCAAGGTATTCGTCTCTAATTCTCTTAAGCTCAGTTCTAGGAAGCATTTTTAATAACTTCCATCCTAAGTTTAGAGTTTCTTCAATTGTTCTATTTGTATTAAAGCCTTGAGATACATACTCATCTTCAAAAGCTTCTGCAAATTTAGCAAGTTTCTTATCAGTATCTGATAAAGCAGATTCTCCTAAGATTGCTGATAATTCTTTTGCTTGCTTACCTTGTGAATATGCCGCAAATAATTGGTTCATAGTATCTGCATGGTCTTCTCTAGTCTTACCTTTACCAATACCCTTATCTTTAAGTCTTGAAAGTGATGGTAAAACATCTATAGGAGGCATTATACCCTTCTTATATAATTCTCTTGAAAGGATAATTTGACCTTCTGTAATATATCCAGTTAAATCTGGAATTGGATGAGTTTTATCATCTTCAGGCATTGTAAGTATAGGAATTTGAGTTATTGAACCCTCTTTACCTCTAAGTCTTCCTGCTCTTTCATATAATGTAGAAAGGTCAGTATATAAGTATCCTGGATATCCTCTTCTTCCTGGAACTTCTTTTCTAGCCGCT
This genomic interval carries:
- the metF gene encoding methylenetetrahydrofolate reductase [NAD(P)H], whose product is MNIKNLFKDKKVVFSFEIFPPKTTSSIQTIYDTLDDLKGLNPDYMSVTYGAGGSVKNNNTIELSSLIKNKYGIEPVSHLTCINLTKKDVEYYLREFEKNNIENILALRGDVPIGSKITGELNHANELIKYISDNGNFNIAAACYPEGHIEHKGLYREIESMKRKEEAGVSYFISQLFFDNNLYYNFQDEVRAANINLPIEAGIMPVTNKRQIERILSLSGASLPDKFKRIMERYEHNPEALRDAGIAYAVEQIVDLISTGVDGIHLYIMNNPYVAKRISQSIQSILLTVNQI
- a CDS encoding MraY family glycosyltransferase, which translates into the protein MQYILAMIVTLLLSLLIMPIVMKLAIKLKFTDKPTKRKQHKKETPLCGGIVLYICFFISFFLFVKDDIKQQIVVFIAATAILLIGLIDDYYKTRFKEFAILPRLIIQLLSAVLVFKAGIAFMGFTNPFTGEFIELSKTIQFLLTITWIFGVTTVINWSDGMDGLAGGISLISAITFLLAAIILKQQVSAETSIILIGSILGFLYYNKFPAKVFMGDSGANFLGFILSVIALDGAFKQATVLSLFIPILALAVPIFDNLFVIFKRFSEGKPVYQADRSQIHFRLEEKGFTPKQVVNYIMIISSVFSAISVILLLIKI
- a CDS encoding 5'-nucleotidase C-terminal domain-containing protein — protein: MKKKILSAMLSLTLVFSLNTTSVWAASKDDSTKITIIHTNDTHSRVLSADGGFGFAKIATIVNETKKENPNTLLVDAGDTLHGKPIVNVSKGENAIKILDAAGYDFMVPGNHDFNYGNERLMELSKLAKNFKMLDANVKKNGKDMLPPYEIVEKGNVKIGIFGLSTPETAYKTNPANVKDVTFEDPIKVSEEMVKELKDKTDVIVALAHVGLDDSSVVTSKQIAEKVKGIDVIIDGHSHTTLNDGLMVNNTLIAQTGEYDQNLGVVELEVKDKKVTEKKAKLLNSKDYKELKEDEKVTDLLNDIQAENDKVFSEVVASNDVLLDGVRGNVRTKETNLGNLTADATREVTKADIAFVNGGTLRTSIEPGDITKGKLAELFPFGSVAQTVKLSGSDIVNALEVSVGAYPTEQGGFLQVSGMTFSFDPTKEKGNRTFDVKVGENPIDLNKEYTVAINDFLSQGGDGYTMLKTTVVGEFATYDDIFAKYLNDNGMKNDISLGRVQVKENGKQVVTNQNNVVTAPVVQTVQTPQEPVKTETVYTVIAGDNLTKIARRNNTTWQTLAQYNNLQNPDLIYVGDQIKIPA
- a CDS encoding V-type ATP synthase subunit D: MAKLNVNPTRMELSKLKKRLTTSTRSHKLLKDKQDELMRQFINLVKYNNKLRKEVEDNLQGSLKDFVMARAVMSSEFLEEAIVYPKEHISVEVGEKNVMSVSVPVMNFKRQLEGDEGSIYPYGFANTSSELDDTLSKLYEILPQLLELAEVEKSCQLMANEIESTRRRVNALEYMTIPQLQETIKYIRMRLDENERSATTRLMKVKSMIEQRG